A window of Candidatus Rokuibacteriota bacterium contains these coding sequences:
- a CDS encoding ATP-binding domain-containing protein, with product MARIVPSDIARLELAGANRHEIETLRLLQARLPDSYTVFHGVHWTREWPGETVFGELDFVVVNRAGKALLIEQKDGTLEETEDGLIAHYADRSKSVVDQVQRALDNVRDKFRRTQGGRAIDLDYLIYCPAHRLVGINAAALDPSRVVDATQRAQLPERIDACLGPGNPDREAWAETVRGFLRQTFELVPDIHAHVTGQEKAFTRLSGGLVRLLGGLEMDPLRLRIYGTAGSGKTQIARHFFDDALRRERRPLLVCFNRPLSERLKVVVRPGGMVVTFNGLCARFLEERGQRLDFDEMKRDPRFWETVSERVIAEAVPEHWKFDTVIVDEGQDFEPVWADILGLFLRDPHDVLWLEDPDQNLRDQRSVVLPGFVGYRARANYRSPQSIARFIRRTLPFEFEAMNELPGLGVGVSQYDAPEDQPRLVAKVIGDLLGRGFSHSQIAVLTTYHVVTPGAARSVLDGPERVGNYRLRRFTGEYDLLGNQLTTPGQITFDSVGRFKGQESPAVILVDVDPDPPEPERTDRLLFAGMTRATVRLELVVRATNPLNRRFLDP from the coding sequence GTGGCGCGCATCGTTCCCTCCGACATTGCCCGGCTGGAGCTGGCTGGCGCCAATCGCCACGAGATCGAGACCTTGCGCCTGCTCCAGGCCCGGCTGCCCGATAGCTACACGGTGTTTCATGGTGTCCACTGGACGCGGGAGTGGCCGGGCGAGACCGTGTTCGGCGAGCTCGACTTCGTGGTCGTCAACCGGGCCGGCAAGGCGCTGCTCATCGAGCAGAAGGACGGGACGCTCGAGGAAACCGAGGACGGGCTGATCGCCCACTACGCCGACCGGTCCAAGAGCGTCGTGGATCAGGTGCAGCGCGCGCTGGACAACGTGCGCGACAAGTTCCGGCGGACCCAGGGCGGCCGGGCCATCGATCTCGATTATCTGATCTACTGCCCGGCCCATCGACTCGTGGGGATCAACGCGGCGGCCCTCGACCCAAGCCGGGTCGTGGACGCTACCCAGCGCGCCCAGCTCCCCGAGCGCATCGACGCGTGCCTGGGGCCGGGGAATCCCGATCGGGAGGCATGGGCCGAGACGGTCCGGGGCTTCCTCCGTCAGACCTTCGAGCTGGTGCCGGACATTCACGCGCACGTGACGGGCCAGGAGAAGGCCTTCACGCGGCTGAGCGGCGGGCTGGTGCGGTTGCTCGGCGGGCTCGAGATGGACCCCCTGCGCCTGCGTATCTACGGGACGGCGGGATCGGGCAAGACACAGATCGCCCGGCACTTCTTCGACGATGCCCTCCGCCGCGAGCGGCGGCCGCTCCTGGTCTGCTTCAACCGGCCGCTGAGCGAGCGCCTCAAGGTCGTCGTACGGCCCGGAGGCATGGTCGTGACGTTCAACGGCCTGTGCGCGCGGTTTCTCGAGGAGAGGGGGCAGCGCCTCGATTTCGACGAGATGAAGCGCGACCCCCGGTTCTGGGAGACGGTGTCCGAGCGCGTGATCGCCGAGGCGGTGCCCGAGCACTGGAAGTTCGACACGGTGATCGTGGACGAAGGGCAGGATTTCGAGCCCGTCTGGGCGGACATCCTTGGGCTCTTCCTCCGGGACCCTCACGATGTGCTCTGGCTCGAGGATCCCGATCAGAATCTCCGCGACCAACGATCAGTGGTCCTGCCCGGGTTCGTGGGCTACCGCGCGCGGGCGAACTACCGATCACCGCAGTCCATCGCGCGGTTCATCCGGCGCACGCTGCCCTTCGAGTTCGAGGCCATGAACGAATTGCCCGGCCTCGGAGTCGGCGTCAGCCAGTACGACGCGCCCGAGGACCAGCCTCGCCTGGTCGCCAAGGTCATCGGCGACCTCCTGGGCCGCGGCTTCTCTCACAGCCAGATCGCCGTGCTCACGACCTATCACGTGGTCACCCCTGGAGCGGCTCGGTCAGTGCTCGACGGACCCGAGCGAGTCGGCAACTACCGGCTGCGCCGGTTCACCGGAGAGTACGACCTCCTCGGCAATCAGCTCACGACGCCGGGGCAGATCACCTTCGACAGCGTCGGTCGCTTCAAGGGGCAGGAGTCGCCGGCGGTCATCCTGGTGGACGTGGACCCGGATCCGCCGGAGCCGGAGAGAACCGATCGTCTGCTCTTCGCCGGCATGACCCGCGCCACGGTGCGCCTGGAGCTGGTGGTGCGGGCGACGAACCCGCTGAACCGGCGTTTTCTGGACCCGTAG
- a CDS encoding HD domain-containing protein: protein MTATAADSSPGVPALTHRFEQALIYACHVHGGQTRKETTIPYIGHLLSVASLVIEDGGDEDEAIAALLHDAVEDQGGKPRLDDIRTRFGEKVARIVKGCTDADTVPKPEWLPRKQGYIRHLRTAPPEVLRVSCADKLHNARAILADYRTLEDALFTRFTGGKAGTLWYYACLVNVFRERRPGGLAEELERVVRELRRLAAPTLTWPASEEESPTSARAL, encoded by the coding sequence ATGACTGCGACCGCTGCTGATTCCTCACCGGGCGTCCCCGCGCTCACACACCGATTCGAGCAGGCGCTCATCTACGCCTGCCACGTGCACGGGGGGCAGACGCGCAAGGAGACCACGATCCCCTACATCGGCCATCTCCTGAGTGTGGCCTCCCTGGTGATCGAGGACGGCGGCGATGAGGACGAGGCCATCGCCGCGCTCCTTCACGACGCTGTCGAGGACCAGGGCGGCAAGCCCCGGCTCGACGACATCCGGACCCGTTTCGGCGAAAAGGTGGCCCGAATCGTCAAAGGATGCACGGACGCCGATACCGTCCCCAAGCCCGAGTGGCTTCCTCGTAAGCAAGGCTACATCCGCCACCTGCGCACGGCGCCGCCGGAGGTCCTGCGCGTCTCCTGTGCCGACAAGCTCCACAACGCCCGCGCTATCCTCGCCGACTACCGGACGCTCGAGGATGCGCTGTTCACCCGCTTCACGGGCGGCAAGGCCGGGACGCTCTGGTACTACGCCTGCCTGGTGAACGTCTTCAGGGAGCGCCGCCCAGGAGGGCTGGCCGAGGAGCTCGAGCGGGTCGTTCGAGAACTGCGAAGGCTGGCCGCCCCAACCCTGACGTGGCCCGCGTCGGAGGAGGAGTCTCCCACCTCTGCGCGTGCGCTATGA
- a CDS encoding HD domain-containing protein, with protein MSDAVVTLMRALDFAARKHRDQRRKGAAAEPYINHLTEVALLVAEATRGRDRLAVLGALLHDTIEDTTTTKKELEAEFGAEVAALVAEVTDNKRLPKHERKRLQVETARHKSRRAKLIKIADKTSNLRSVIESPPVKWNATRRRKYLEWAARVVKGCRGANARLEARFDKAYRRGRRVLG; from the coding sequence ATGAGTGACGCCGTCGTGACCCTAATGCGGGCGCTGGACTTTGCAGCCCGAAAGCACCGCGATCAGCGGCGCAAGGGAGCCGCTGCCGAGCCCTACATCAACCATCTCACCGAGGTTGCCCTCTTGGTGGCGGAGGCGACCCGGGGCAGAGACCGCCTCGCCGTGCTGGGCGCCCTGCTCCACGACACGATTGAGGACACGACAACGACCAAAAAAGAGCTGGAAGCCGAGTTCGGCGCGGAGGTCGCGGCACTCGTGGCAGAGGTCACCGACAACAAGCGCCTGCCCAAGCACGAGCGCAAGCGCCTGCAGGTCGAGACGGCCCGCCACAAATCACGGCGCGCCAAGCTGATCAAGATCGCCGATAAGACGAGCAACCTGCGGTCGGTCATCGAGAGCCCGCCGGTCAAGTGGAACGCCACGCGACGCCGAAAGTACCTCGAATGGGCGGCGCGCGTCGTCAAGGGCTGCCGCGGGGCGAACGCGCGGCTGGAGGCCCGGTTCGACAAGGCCTACCGTCGCGGCCGTCGGGTGCTCGGGTAG
- a CDS encoding YbjN domain-containing protein — protein sequence MRPAEHHGTPCRGGTSSPVSCSGVCRELEHDDESKRCKQEMAMKTKALLAPVPHLQLANALEVCRREGRVAFASNVWELSGDLQAGMPVLLYASRSSLPEGKVPEPEAQWRHPHVTWLGSFVRYVSAVDGRHPETTSFQPTVMAPGEQDHILGFYEVADLEQLPEERWIPVEQLRDQDDRPYTQAFIPGRPIIVFWDRPTEDAATTPPASRSEPSDGAESSWSSFTQHLAAGIAKMQRDQFLILTVTPLPDGAERPWYYVQFACGGEEGFRAEAVSNKFLADRWKLPEKAAETLFRLGWHAPEPSAELKGGKVNYWSDWPAPPHAAAMAQLAVSTLRRVYGVASSDRLEYKYFDKAGQQLELADLGLRREVATKGWDGTVERLRPIVEKTLREVLHVGELKYDEHGDIPIRFGSAMVFVRLVGGETPKVQVFSPLLWEVSSTSGLVEALNDINTRLSFGRVFWDGEQVIAAIDLPAPGLSGEYVARACFEIGSLADHFDEELVERFGGKTMFGVSKVSKPYEPPGYL from the coding sequence TTGCGACCCGCCGAACATCACGGCACTCCCTGCCGCGGGGGAACCAGCTCACCCGTCAGTTGCAGCGGTGTCTGTCGAGAACTCGAGCACGACGACGAGTCGAAACGCTGCAAGCAGGAGATGGCCATGAAAACGAAGGCGCTGCTGGCGCCGGTTCCTCACCTCCAGCTCGCGAATGCCCTGGAGGTGTGCCGGCGCGAGGGAAGGGTTGCCTTCGCCAGTAACGTCTGGGAGCTCTCCGGCGACCTCCAGGCCGGGATGCCCGTCCTCCTCTACGCCTCAAGAAGCAGCTTGCCCGAGGGCAAAGTCCCTGAGCCCGAGGCGCAGTGGCGTCACCCGCACGTTACCTGGCTGGGCTCCTTCGTCCGGTACGTGTCCGCGGTCGACGGCCGTCATCCGGAAACGACAAGCTTCCAGCCCACCGTCATGGCCCCGGGCGAGCAGGACCATATTCTGGGCTTCTATGAGGTCGCGGACCTCGAGCAGTTACCCGAGGAGCGATGGATCCCCGTTGAGCAGCTCCGGGACCAAGACGACCGCCCGTACACGCAGGCGTTCATCCCCGGACGCCCGATCATCGTCTTCTGGGATCGGCCGACCGAGGATGCGGCGACCACGCCACCGGCCAGCAGGTCAGAGCCTTCCGATGGTGCGGAGTCTTCGTGGTCCAGCTTCACCCAGCATCTCGCGGCCGGCATCGCGAAAATGCAGCGCGATCAATTTCTCATTCTCACGGTCACCCCCCTTCCAGATGGGGCCGAGCGCCCGTGGTACTACGTGCAGTTCGCCTGCGGCGGCGAGGAGGGCTTCCGAGCCGAAGCGGTGTCGAATAAGTTCCTGGCCGATCGGTGGAAGCTTCCGGAGAAGGCAGCCGAGACACTCTTCCGGCTTGGTTGGCATGCCCCCGAGCCCAGCGCCGAGCTCAAGGGGGGAAAGGTTAACTACTGGTCCGACTGGCCGGCCCCTCCGCACGCCGCCGCGATGGCACAACTCGCCGTGTCGACGCTTCGCCGTGTGTACGGGGTGGCCTCGTCGGACCGGCTCGAGTATAAGTACTTCGACAAGGCCGGTCAGCAGCTGGAGCTCGCTGACCTCGGCCTTCGCCGTGAGGTTGCCACCAAGGGCTGGGACGGTACCGTGGAGCGCCTCCGACCAATCGTGGAGAAAACGCTCCGTGAGGTTCTGCACGTTGGCGAGCTCAAATACGATGAGCACGGCGACATTCCCATCCGGTTCGGCAGCGCGATGGTGTTCGTCCGTCTGGTTGGCGGGGAGACCCCGAAGGTCCAAGTCTTCTCTCCGCTCCTCTGGGAGGTCTCGTCGACCAGCGGCCTCGTCGAGGCGCTGAACGACATCAATACGCGTCTCTCGTTCGGACGCGTGTTCTGGGACGGCGAGCAGGTCATCGCCGCGATCGACCTTCCGGCTCCTGGACTGTCGGGCGAGTACGTCGCGCGGGCCTGCTTCGAGATCGGCTCCCTGGCGGATCACTTCGACGAGGAGCTTGTTGAACGCTTTGGCGGCAAAACGATGTTCGGCGTGTCGAAAGTGTCGAAGCCGTACGAGCCTCCCGGCTACCTGTGA
- a CDS encoding WYL domain-containing protein: MARGNQLTRQWHLLQLLDRPTGVVVDDAARALDCAVRTIWRDLRVLQDAGFPIYDEQDADGRRSVWRVDDTFKQRLPLKLTLAELAALLMSRELLAPAGAGGLGPAITSAFEKIGGVLSKDALGLIDRMRETIGVRTLGAKLQAPAAEHVAAIQGALMERRRLRLRYYSMSRDEVNDRRVDPYHLTLYAGGFYLVGYCHLRQAVRIFAVERIRECEVLAVRFDVPEKFDVEKYLAGAWGIIRGDIVNVKVLFARSLARYIRDRLWHPTQKFRDLDDGRLEMTLRVADTLEVRRWILGFGPEAEAVEPAALREALRHDAEALARRLTPQRILPAQVPASPEEARLGSSRARMRREQENFRTST, encoded by the coding sequence ATGGCGCGCGGGAACCAACTCACCCGGCAGTGGCATCTGCTACAACTTCTCGACCGACCAACCGGAGTCGTGGTCGATGACGCGGCGCGTGCCCTCGACTGCGCCGTCCGGACCATCTGGCGTGACCTTCGCGTGTTACAGGACGCCGGCTTCCCGATCTACGACGAGCAGGACGCCGACGGGCGCCGGTCAGTCTGGCGGGTCGATGACACGTTCAAGCAGCGGCTGCCGCTCAAGCTCACCCTGGCCGAGCTGGCCGCCCTCCTGATGAGCCGCGAACTGCTCGCGCCCGCCGGCGCCGGCGGACTCGGCCCTGCCATCACCTCCGCCTTCGAGAAGATCGGAGGCGTCCTCAGCAAGGACGCCCTCGGCCTCATCGACCGCATGCGCGAGACCATCGGCGTGCGCACCTTGGGCGCCAAGCTCCAGGCTCCGGCCGCCGAGCACGTCGCGGCGATCCAGGGCGCGCTCATGGAACGCCGGCGGCTCCGGCTCCGCTACTACTCCATGAGCCGCGACGAGGTCAACGACCGCCGCGTGGATCCCTATCACCTGACGCTCTACGCCGGCGGGTTCTACCTCGTGGGCTACTGTCATCTCCGTCAGGCGGTGCGCATCTTTGCCGTCGAGCGCATCCGCGAGTGCGAGGTGCTCGCCGTCCGCTTCGACGTGCCCGAGAAGTTCGACGTGGAGAAGTACCTCGCGGGCGCCTGGGGCATCATCCGCGGCGACATCGTCAACGTGAAGGTCCTTTTCGCGCGCTCCCTCGCGCGCTACATCCGCGACCGCCTCTGGCATCCGACCCAGAAGTTCCGCGACCTCGACGACGGCCGGCTCGAGATGACGCTCCGGGTCGCGGACACGCTTGAGGTGCGGCGGTGGATCCTCGGATTCGGCCCAGAAGCCGAGGCCGTCGAGCCTGCGGCTCTCCGCGAGGCACTCCGGCACGATGCCGAGGCCCTCGCCCGGAGGCTCACGCCCCAGCGCATCCTTCCAGCGCAGGTACCGGCGTCGCCCGAGGAGGCGCGGTTAGGCTCTTCGCGGGCGCGAATGCGCCGCGAGCAGGAAAACTTTCGCACCAGCACGTAG
- a CDS encoding PD-(D/E)XK nuclease family protein has translation MDPFASRLAELCRTERTRAKWVVVPSHALGHTLGERLALAGTSWANLRFTTPVDLALPMAAPFLVERGIDPAPDEIGPALITRLLLELPGAVPVYFREMAEQPRMAEALWATIRELRLAGMRAADLRLEAFTSAAKHAELQALLTAYEEHLATRKLADTADVYREALQHLDICHVRPEDLWIELPGAIWAPLQQALLDKLPALRITPHTLRIPGLPEPARLRGAVESLEPSLRADSDLLAFLMRPGDAPAPKGDGSLAMFRAGGREAEVEEVFRRVLASGARLDDVEVACASADYVTLLWEKAQRHGWPVTVGPGLPVTLTRPARALLAFSEWVEGGYPAVGLRRLLQSGDVQLDLADGPSAGQAARLLAQSGATWGRESYAPAMTGLARSYRQRAADVENDDDEARTRYVERAAQAERLGAWIAGILELVPPAAADGRLPLSELIDGCITLVRGTASKQNEMDGAAAAVLADALVALRAVGSLARGAREAFALIRHQIEPLTVGADRARPGHLFVTMLRQAGHAGRSQTFVVGLEEGRVFPVLMEDAVLLDDERRALSPALPTSADRVGEALYAVVSRLAALGGSVCLSFSCRDLRRHRETFPSWLLLQALRVVKRHPDWTYQDLNRELGEPVSLVASGADRALSDAGWWLAKLNGLGPVVLPSVHAHFPWLAQGEAAELARESDVLTAYDGLVPAAGPRLDPRATGHAISATALEDLAKCPFRHFLKRGLKLDATEEAEPDRDRWLGPATRGSLLHGLYAAILRELRERKEQADPKRHGTWAREVADARLAELRALIPPPSTDVFDRERQELLRDLDLFLRLEAAAKERRPVGFEVSFGGGATEGEPLAQAEPVMIDLGTGLRFALRGRIDRIDRLADGSYEIIDYKTGRYWPDNYTGTFQGGRLLQHALYALAATHLLRRQDPKARVSASSYYLPTARGQAERATFPAKAAGLEDVLRDLFDIVGQGLFVHTADEDDCKFCEVGRACGRDPYARAERKLENDANDSLRPYWRLGEHE, from the coding sequence ATGGACCCGTTCGCCTCCCGGCTCGCTGAGCTCTGCCGCACCGAGCGCACCCGCGCCAAGTGGGTGGTCGTGCCCTCGCACGCCCTTGGGCACACGCTCGGTGAGCGGCTCGCGCTCGCAGGTACGAGCTGGGCGAACCTCCGCTTCACCACCCCGGTCGATCTCGCCCTACCGATGGCGGCTCCGTTCCTCGTCGAGCGCGGAATCGATCCCGCTCCAGACGAGATCGGCCCGGCCCTGATCACACGGCTGCTTCTCGAGCTGCCGGGCGCGGTCCCCGTCTACTTCCGGGAGATGGCCGAGCAGCCGCGGATGGCCGAAGCGTTGTGGGCCACGATCCGCGAGCTGCGCCTGGCGGGGATGCGTGCAGCTGATCTTCGCCTCGAGGCGTTCACGAGCGCCGCCAAACATGCCGAGCTTCAGGCCCTGCTCACCGCGTACGAGGAACACTTGGCGACGCGCAAGCTCGCCGACACTGCCGATGTCTACCGCGAGGCGCTCCAGCACCTCGATATCTGCCACGTCCGCCCCGAGGACCTCTGGATCGAGCTGCCCGGCGCCATCTGGGCTCCGCTCCAGCAAGCACTCCTGGACAAGCTTCCCGCGCTCCGGATCACGCCGCACACGCTCCGAATCCCCGGCCTTCCGGAGCCCGCACGTCTGCGCGGCGCGGTCGAGTCGCTGGAGCCATCGCTTCGCGCCGACTCTGACTTGCTCGCCTTTCTCATGCGGCCAGGCGATGCGCCGGCACCGAAGGGTGACGGCAGCCTGGCCATGTTCCGCGCCGGTGGCCGGGAAGCCGAGGTCGAGGAGGTTTTCCGGCGTGTCCTCGCAAGCGGTGCGCGCCTCGATGACGTCGAAGTGGCCTGCGCGTCGGCCGACTACGTCACCCTCCTCTGGGAAAAGGCGCAGCGCCACGGCTGGCCCGTGACCGTCGGCCCCGGCCTCCCGGTCACGCTGACGCGGCCGGCGCGCGCCCTGCTGGCCTTCTCAGAGTGGGTGGAGGGTGGCTACCCGGCTGTCGGACTCCGCCGCCTGCTCCAGTCCGGCGATGTCCAGCTGGATCTGGCCGATGGCCCCTCGGCCGGCCAGGCCGCGCGACTGCTCGCGCAATCCGGGGCGACATGGGGACGCGAGAGCTATGCCCCGGCCATGACAGGCCTCGCCCGCTCGTACCGGCAGCGCGCAGCCGACGTCGAGAACGACGACGACGAGGCGCGAACGCGCTACGTCGAGCGCGCCGCGCAGGCCGAACGACTGGGCGCCTGGATCGCCGGGATCCTGGAGCTCGTCCCACCGGCGGCGGCGGACGGCCGGCTGCCCCTGAGTGAGCTGATCGACGGATGCATCACGCTCGTGCGCGGCACCGCGAGCAAGCAGAACGAGATGGACGGCGCCGCGGCGGCCGTGCTCGCGGATGCGCTCGTGGCGCTGCGGGCCGTCGGGTCCCTCGCGCGCGGCGCGCGCGAGGCGTTCGCGCTGATCCGCCACCAGATCGAGCCGCTCACCGTGGGCGCCGATCGGGCGCGGCCCGGCCATCTCTTCGTGACCATGCTGCGCCAGGCCGGGCATGCCGGCCGGTCCCAGACCTTCGTGGTCGGGCTCGAGGAGGGCCGCGTGTTCCCAGTGCTCATGGAAGACGCGGTGCTGCTCGACGACGAGCGGCGGGCCCTGAGCCCCGCGCTGCCGACCTCCGCGGATCGTGTGGGGGAAGCGCTCTACGCGGTGGTCTCTCGCCTAGCGGCGCTCGGCGGCTCGGTGTGCCTGAGCTTCTCCTGCCGCGATCTCCGGCGGCACCGTGAGACCTTCCCGTCCTGGCTCCTCCTTCAGGCCCTGCGCGTGGTCAAGCGACACCCGGACTGGACGTATCAAGATCTGAATCGGGAGCTGGGCGAGCCCGTGTCGCTCGTTGCGTCGGGGGCCGACCGGGCGCTGAGCGACGCCGGGTGGTGGCTCGCGAAGCTCAATGGCCTGGGACCCGTGGTCCTCCCGAGCGTGCACGCCCACTTCCCCTGGCTCGCCCAGGGAGAAGCGGCCGAGCTGGCACGAGAGTCCGACGTCCTCACCGCCTATGACGGCCTCGTCCCGGCGGCCGGGCCTCGGCTCGATCCGCGCGCAACGGGTCACGCCATCTCCGCCACGGCGCTCGAGGACCTCGCCAAGTGTCCGTTCCGGCACTTCCTCAAACGCGGCCTGAAGCTCGATGCCACCGAGGAGGCCGAGCCCGATCGTGACCGCTGGCTGGGCCCGGCGACGCGCGGCTCGTTGCTCCATGGTCTCTACGCGGCCATCCTGCGGGAGCTGCGCGAGCGGAAGGAGCAGGCTGATCCGAAACGGCACGGCACCTGGGCCCGCGAGGTGGCCGACGCCCGCTTGGCGGAGCTGCGCGCGCTGATCCCGCCGCCCTCGACCGATGTCTTCGACCGCGAGCGGCAGGAGCTACTCCGGGACCTCGACCTCTTCCTCCGTCTCGAGGCGGCCGCAAAGGAGCGTCGGCCCGTTGGCTTCGAGGTCTCGTTCGGCGGCGGAGCCACCGAGGGCGAGCCCCTGGCGCAGGCCGAGCCCGTCATGATCGACCTGGGTACCGGCCTTCGCTTCGCTCTGCGCGGACGGATCGACCGGATCGACCGGCTGGCCGATGGCAGCTACGAAATCATCGACTACAAGACGGGCCGGTATTGGCCGGACAACTACACGGGAACGTTCCAGGGCGGCCGTCTGCTCCAGCATGCCCTCTATGCTCTCGCCGCGACCCATCTCCTTCGGCGCCAGGATCCGAAGGCGCGTGTGAGCGCCAGCTCGTACTATCTGCCGACGGCCCGCGGCCAGGCCGAGCGCGCCACCTTTCCCGCCAAGGCGGCGGGCCTCGAGGATGTGCTCCGCGACCTGTTCGACATCGTGGGCCAAGGCCTCTTCGTCCACACCGCAGACGAGGATGACTGCAAGTTCTGCGAGGTGGGACGCGCGTGCGGGCGCGACCCCTATGCCCGCGCGGAACGGAAGCTCGAGAACGATGCCAATGACTCGCTCAGGCCGTACTGGAGGCTCGGCGAGCATGAGTGA